One Nicotiana tomentosiformis chromosome 4, ASM39032v3, whole genome shotgun sequence genomic window carries:
- the LOC104113280 gene encoding squalene monooxygenase SE2-like, translating to MVDMGLSGSVLAVVFGFVAVLWFFIQRNGGRKDKNNDPATATTSTTTTTVYDGECRSKDANDNADIIIVGAGVAGAALAHTLGKEGRRVKVIERDLTEPDRIVGELLQPGGFLKLQELGLEDCVENIDAQRVFGYALFKDGKSTRLSYPLEKFHAEVSGRSFHNGRFIQRMREKAASLPNVKLEQGTVTSLLEENGTIRGVQYKNKSGEELKAYAPLTIVCDGCFSNLRRTLCDPKVEVPSCFVGLVLENCQLPHANHGHVILADPSPILFYPISSTEVRCLVDVPGQKVPSISNGEMGKYLKSIVAPQVPPEIKDAFIAAIDKGNIRTMPNRSMPAAPHPTPGALLMGDAFNMRHPLTGGGMTVALSDIVVLRDLLKPLRDLNDAPTLCRYLESFYTLRKPVASTINTLAGALYKVFCASPDQARKEMRDACFDYLSLGGVFSTGPVSLLSGLNPRPLSLVCHFFAVAIYGVGRLLLPFPSPKRMWIGARLISGASGIIFPIIKAEGVRQMFFPATVPAYYRSPPEVKL from the exons ATGGTGGATATGGGTCTTTCCGGATCTGTACTTGCGGTGGTGTTTGGCTTCGTGGCAGTTTTGTGGTTTTTCATTCAGAGAAACGGTGGCCGCAAAGATAAAAATAATGACCCCGCCACCGCCACCACCAGCACCACTACAACAACGGTGTATGATGGAGAATGCAGATCAAAGGATGCAAACGACAACGCTGACATCATCATCGTCGGTGCCGGAGTTGCCGGTGCCGCTCTTGCTCACACCCTTGGCAAA GAGGGGCGTCGTGTAAAAGTAATTGAAAGAGATTTGACAGAGCCTGATCGAATTGTTGGAGAACTCCTACAACCAGGTGGCTTCCTCAAATTGCAGGAGTTGGGTTTGGAAG ATTGTGTGGAGAATATTGATGCTCAGCGAGTGTTTGGGTATGCTCTTTTCAAGGATGGCAAGAGCACTCGTCTTTCTTATCCCCTGGAGAAATTTCACGCTGAGGTTTCTGGAAGGAGCTTTCACAATGGGCGTTTCATTCAAAGAATGCGAGAGAAAGCTGCATCTCTTCCCAA TGTCAAACTGGAGCAAGGCACTGTTACGTCTCTGCTTGAAGAAAACGGGACCATTAGAGGTGTTCAGTACAAAAACAAATCTGGCGAAGAGTTGAAAGCCTATGCACCATTGACCATAGTATGTGATGGTTGTTTCTCAAATCTACGGCGTACCCTTTGCGACCCAAAG GTAGAAGTGCCTTCCTGTTTTGTTGGTCTGGTCCTGGAGAACTGCCAGCTTCCACATGCAAACCATGGACATGTCATTTTGGCTGATCCATCACCTATCTTGTTCTATCCCATAAGCAGTACCGAGGTCCGCTGTCTGGTTGATGTACCTGGTCAAAAAGTGCCTTCTATTTCAAATGGTGAAATGGGCAAATATTTGAAAAGCATCGTTGCTCCCCAG GTCCCTCCTGAGATAAAAGATGCATTCATTGCCGCAATTGATAAAGGTAACATCAGGACAATGCCAAACCGAAGCATGCCAGCTGCTCCTCATCCAACTCCTGGTGCTCTTCTCATGGGAGATGCATTCAATATGCGTCATCCCTTGACTGGTGGAGGAATGACTGTAGCATTGTCTGATATTGTTGTATTACGTGATCTTCTTAAACCTCTTCGTGATTTGAATGATGCACCTACACTTTGTAGATATCTGGAGTCCTTTTACACCTTGCGTAAg CCTGTGGCATCCACCATAAATACATTGGCTGGTGCCTTGTATAAGGTGTTTTGTGCTTCACCTGATCAAGCTAGGAAGGAAATGCGCGATGCATGCTTTGACTATTTGAGCCTCGGTGGAGTATTCTCAACAGGACCAGTATCTTTGCTTTCTGGCTTAAACCCTCGTCCATTAAGCCTTGTTTGTCATTTCTTTGCTGTGGCAATCTATGGTGTTGGCCGCTTGCTGCTGCCTTTCCCATCACCCAAACGTATGTGGATTGGAGCCCGGCTGATATCG GGTGCATCTGGAATCATTTTCCCGATCATCAAAGCAGAAGGAGTGAGGCAGATGTTCTTCCCTGCTACTGTTCCTGCATATTACAGGTCTCCTCCTGAAGTGAAATTGTAA